One window from the genome of Bacillus tianshenii encodes:
- a CDS encoding FtsW/RodA/SpoVE family cell cycle protein, with protein MEKRITERIDWQLIFLLLLFCMVSCIAIWSAQSTDQYGQNFVIKQIVWYVVGSFIIAAMTFFDTDQYKKLTWYLYGFGNFLLFVLIIAPYSIAPIRNGQKSWFEIPGVGSVQPSEFMKIFLVLALSKVISDHHKRYISKSLQSDLLLLGKVGLTTGLPLLLIMQQPDLGTSLVFIAILTGMLIVSGITWKLLVPIYGIIAAFGISVFLLVLKAPQLLQNILGVQTYQLGRIYAWLDPHNYQTSNGYHLIKSLRAIGSGMLTGKGVGDRQVYIPESHTDFIFSVIGEEFGFIGASFVVSLFFMLIYHLIKISLATNQEFNVYICTGIISMLAFHVFQNVGMTIQLVPITGIPLPFISYGGSSLMANMLAMGIIFSIRFHHKNYMFQSSSSFE; from the coding sequence ATGGAAAAACGAATAACTGAACGAATTGACTGGCAATTAATCTTTTTGTTACTGCTGTTCTGTATGGTCAGCTGCATTGCCATCTGGAGTGCCCAAAGCACAGACCAATACGGACAAAACTTTGTAATTAAGCAAATTGTTTGGTATGTTGTCGGCTCTTTTATTATCGCGGCGATGACGTTTTTTGATACCGACCAATATAAGAAGCTTACGTGGTATTTATATGGGTTTGGAAACTTTTTGCTGTTTGTGTTAATCATTGCCCCATACAGCATTGCACCGATTCGGAACGGACAAAAAAGCTGGTTCGAAATTCCCGGTGTCGGATCGGTCCAGCCGTCAGAGTTTATGAAAATTTTCTTAGTGCTTGCGCTTAGCAAAGTCATTTCCGACCACCACAAACGATATATAAGCAAGTCACTTCAATCTGATTTGCTTCTATTAGGGAAAGTGGGCTTAACAACCGGCCTGCCACTGTTGCTAATTATGCAGCAGCCTGACCTTGGTACATCGCTCGTTTTTATCGCGATTCTTACCGGGATGTTAATCGTATCAGGCATTACCTGGAAGCTTCTCGTTCCGATATACGGCATTATTGCCGCATTTGGAATCAGCGTATTCTTGCTCGTTCTTAAAGCGCCGCAGCTTTTGCAAAACATACTTGGCGTACAAACCTATCAACTAGGCCGAATCTACGCATGGCTTGACCCGCATAATTACCAGACATCAAATGGCTATCATTTAATTAAATCTCTACGTGCCATCGGGTCTGGGATGCTGACAGGAAAAGGTGTCGGTGACCGTCAAGTGTACATTCCTGAAAGTCACACCGACTTTATCTTTAGTGTCATTGGTGAAGAATTTGGTTTTATCGGCGCAAGCTTTGTTGTCAGCTTATTTTTCATGTTGATTTATCATCTTATTAAAATTTCACTCGCAACTAATCAAGAGTTCAACGTCTATATTTGCACAGGAATCATCAGCATGCTTGCGTTCCATGTGTTCCAAAACGTTGGGATGACAATTCAGCTCGTACCGATTACTGGTATCCCACTGCCATTTATCAGCTACGGAGGAAGCTCCCTCATGGCCAACATGCTCGCCATGGGCATCATCTTCAGCATCCGCTTCCACCACAAAAACTACATGTTCCAATCATCAAGCAGTTTTGAATAA